TCAGCACTTTATTACGATTTACGCCTCGGCTACTCATGGAGCAACGGCATGTACGCGGGTGCCATCTATGGGACCCGCGGCGATGGTGACGGCACTAATGACTATGCCGAGACTTATATGGGGGCTTCCTTTGGTTATTCCAACGATGGCTGGATTGCTCTTCTCCATTACTTCATTTCGGCGGAAGATGAAATCGGCACTAACACCTCGCTCACCTCAGGCACTGGTTTTGGCGTGGACATTGGCTACATGTGGTCGGTGAATAACACCTTCTCGATCGGCCCCCAGTTGAGCTACCGAACTTTTGACTACACGAAGCTCGATGTGGCTGGGACAGAAACGGACAAGGACACCAGTCAGGCCTACACTCTTCCCTATATTGCTCTGGGGTTTTCATTCTAGTTGGATTTCTTTTTGCGGTCCCAGCCACCAAATGGGTTGGCTGGGCTACCGTCAGATTCGTGAAGCAGAAAACACCCGCGAAAGTCCCGATTATCCCCTTCCCCGCCAGGCGCTCCATCTGCACCCAAACTGACCACGCAATAGCGGCGATTCAGCTGGTCTTCCTCCAATTGAAATGGAAATCCCCATGGATCTTTATTGTGGTTTTCGCGATTTTTCAATTCTGGCAGTTGGTGAACGGATGTGGCAATTTCTCTGCTGACAGCGTAATGCCTGAGGAATCGGGCTTTAACCTCCCACATTCTGTCAGAAACCAAAAACTCTGGTTGATTGATATGGTAGTAATAAGCCCCGCCCATGGCCAGTCCCGCCCCCAAGAGAGCCAGCAACTGATTCAACTTGTGGCGAAGAATCCAATGGCGTCGCAACCCCAATACCTTTTCTTTAAATCATGGTTTTTTACTTGAATAGATAAACCATAACAAACAATTGGCAACGACGCTCCAACATTTTCCTGATAATCCTGTGGTCCCTACAGGATAATGCGCCACCTCCAATGAATTCTGCCAGAGAGGTTTTTCAAATCACCCACAACAAAGCTCATGGGCCAGTACCCATGCTAGGGCTACGCGCCAAAAGATCCTTCAGCCATTGATTCACATGGGAGAAGGCCAATTCGTCATTCGTGAATTTAGAGAAAACTTTCCACTGTCGTTTAACTTTGATTCAGCAAGCGAGGCCAATAAGCTCTTGTAGCTGCTTGAGCCCGCCCTCGGTAAGGCCTTTGAGTTCAGCCAACGCTAGGCCTTGCGCCAACGCCCGCCAGTTGCTATGAGGGCCCTCTATGTCGGGCTCTCATATACTTTTGAATAAGCAGATCCGCTCGCTGCGTGAGTCGTCCACTTTGGCCATCAATCAAAGGGTCAAGGACTTGCGAAGCCAAGGTCAAACCGTATTTCACTTTGGCTTTGGCCAGTCGCCCTTTCCAGTCCCCGCCCAGATCGTTAAATCCTTAAGGGATGCCGCCGATAACAAGGACTATTTGCCAACCCTGGGGCTGTTGCCTCTTCGCCAGGCCTTTTGCGACCACTACCAACGAACCTATCGGGTTACCTTCAACCCCGATCACGTTCTCATTGGCCCGGGAAGCAAGGAGCTTTTGTTCCAAGCTCTCATGTGCCTGGAAGGCCCTCTTATTCTTCCCGCACCAAGTTGGGTGAGCTATGGTCCCCAGGCTCATATTTGCCATAAGCCGGTTAGGGTCCTAGCGACCACACTTGAGAACAGCTATAAGATCACGGATGTCGACCTAGAAAAGGCCTGTCAGGAAATGGCGGATCACCGACAGAAGATTCTCATTCTCAACAGTCCCAGCAACCCCACCGGTTGCACCTACTCCTCCGCGGAGTTGTCAAACCTGGCTCCGGTATTGCGCAAACACCGGGTTCTTGTGATCGCCGATGAGATTTACAGTCTGACGGCCTATGATGGCCAACCGGCTCCCAGCTTGGCCCAATGTTATCCAGAAGGAACCATCGTCTCCAGCGGACTCAGCAAGGGATTTTCCGCCGGCGGTTACCGCTTGGGTGTGATGGCTATTCCCGAAGCACTGAGCGAACTTCTCCCGGTTTTGACAGCATTGGTGAGTGAAACCTATAGTTGTGTCAGCTCACCCATTCAATATGCAGCTGTGGCTGCTTACCAGGCTGATCCTGAGATCAACCATTACTTGAGGACTTGCTCGCAAATCCACAAGGTTTGTGGCGAATACCTTTACGCCCGTTTTTTGGAGATGGGCCTAAGGTGTCCACCGCCAACCGGAGCTTTTTATCTCTTTCCAGATTTTGAGTCCTATCGCCAACAACTCAAAGAAATCGGCGTCACCACCTCTGAGCAACTCTGCGGCCTTCTTCTCAACGAAGTCAAAGTGGCTCTGCTTCCCGGCTCTGATTTCTATATGCCCGAGACCTACCTAGCCGTTCGCGTGGCCACGGTGGACTACAAGGGCGAAGAGTTACTGAGGGCTGCTCAACAAGGTGCTTCATTGGACCATAAGTTTGTTGAACAATACGCAACGAATCTGAAAAATGGATGTGACCGCATCCAAAACTTTCTTCAATCGCTTGGCTAGAAAGGTCACCCCGCATGGCATGGCATAAACAACTTCACTGGCGCATCATCCTTGGACTCATTCTTGGCCTTGTTTATGGTCTGATTGCGGCCTCGGCTGGATGGGAATCCTTTACGGCCGACTGGGTTTCACCTTTTGGCACCATCTTTGTGAATCTGCTGAAATTGATTGCCGTGCCTTTGGTGCTCGCCTCGCTCACCACTGGCGTGGCTTCTCTCTCCGATTTGAATCAGCTATCAAGAATGGGCGGCAAAACCATCGCCATCTACCTTGTCACCACTTTGATTGCCGTGATCATCGGGCTGGTTATTGTGAATGTCACTCAACCCGGGAAAAGTGTCCCTGGAGAATTAAGAGATCGGCTCCAGGCATCCTACCAGGCCGATATTGAAGACCGCACAGCTCAGGCCAAAAAAGCCAAAGACCGAGGCCCTTTGCAGCCGATCGTAGATATGGTCCCCAGCAATTTGTTTGAATCCGCATCGAGTAATAGCAATATGCTGCAAATTGTCTTTATTTCGATCCTTTTCGGCATTGGCCTGATCCAAGTCAACCGGGAAAAAGCTCAAGTCCTCATTGATATTTTTCACACTCTTAATGATGTGATCATTCGTATGGTGGACATGATTATGCTCATGGCCCCGGTCGGAGTTTTTGCACTGATTGCCAAGACTATCACTTCAGTGACGGCGGGCGGAACTGGTGGCAGTGTTCTTGAACTCGTCGGAGCTTTGGGACTCTACTGCCTAACCGTTATCGTGGGATTGGGAATCCACGCCTTCGTCGTACTGCCCACTTTGTTAAAAACCTTAAGCCCAATGAGTTTTACCACTTTTATTAAAGGAATCGCTCCAGCCCAGCTGCTGGCTTTCTCCACCAGCTCCAGTGGAGCCACTCTGCCACTGACGATGGAACGATGTGAGGAAAAACTTGGCGTTTCTGAAGAAGTCTCTTCATTTGTATTGCCCCTTGGAGCAACCATCAATATGGATGGCACAGCTCTGTATCAAGCCGTCGCTGCGGTTTTTATTGCCCAGGCCCTTGGTATGGACCTCACCTGGGGTCAGCAGGCCATGATCGTGTTTACGGCTGTCCTCGCTTCCATTGGTACAGCAGCCGTACCAAGTGCTGGGATCATTATGTTGGTAGTGATTCTCGAGGCCATTGGTGTTCCTAGCGCCGGGATTGCTTTAATTTTGGGAGTGGATCGATTTCTCGATATGCTTAGAACAGTCGTCAACGTCACCGGCGATGCCACCGTCGCCACCATTGTCGCAGCCAGCGAGGGTCAGTTGGGAACAGCAGATTTATCAGAAGACAAGGACCACGTGCGCACCCACTTTGAATAGGACCTAGGTCTGGACGACTTGCGCCAGAGTCAACAATTGAATACTAGTTTCACCTACTTAGCTTTGGTAATTCCCCGCCTGCATGCTAGACTTTACTGAGTTTGCTCAACGACTTGGAACACTCTTCTTATGCAAAGGAGCTCCTCTGTGGTGGCACGTAGGATTCTGTTTGTGGCTCTGGCTCTGTTTGGTGCCATGACTCCAGCTCATGGAGCCCCTCCTGAAGAGTTTTACGATTTACCAAAGGTGGTGGCCGTGCAAAACCGCACCTACTACCTCAATCACGATTTGACTGTAAACCTGGGATGGCTTCCCAGCGATGCCTTTAACAAAGGCTATACCATTGGCACTTCCTACACCTACTACTTCAGTGATTACCTAGGGTGGGAGGTGGTGAATGCCAACTACTCCTTCAACAGTGAAACCAATCTAAAGAAAGACTTATTGGAAAACTTCGGAGCCGCGGTTGAAAACGTCGGCTTTGGTGGAATTCTCGATTACATTGTCTACTATTTTACCAGTAACATTGTTTACACTCCACTTTACACTAAGAGCCTGCTCTTCAACAAGAACATTGTCCGCGGGGAGGTGAGCTTTGTTTTTGGTGCTGGAGGAGCCGGATTTGATGAAACGGGTATTCGCGCCCTCATCACGGCAGGAGCCTATTTACGGTTTTTCACCAAGGAAGACACCTCTTGGAAGTTTGATTTCCGCAATAATGTCTATTTTGAAAAGTCGCTGGGTGCGGTGAATACCATTTCCCTGATGGTGGGTTATTCCATGCAGCTGGGAGATCCTCCTAAGGCGCCGATCATGAGCGAGGAGTTGGAGAAAAAATGAGATTGTCAGGAGTCAGGATGCTCCGTCTACAAACTCTCGCCCTGTTATGTTCTATATTCCTCATTTTCGGGTTGAGGTCGGCAGACGCCCAGGTGAAGAAGACCTCCTCGTCCAAATCTCGATCAACCTACTCGATCTCAAAGAAAACCAAAAACAAGGCCCCGGCAAAGAAAACTGCGAAAAAAACAACAACCAAAAAAGCTGGCAAGAGTACGACAGCAAAAAAAACAACGAAACCGGGCAAAAAGGCTCCCCCGAAAACCGCCCCACCCGCCGCGGCAGCACAGGCGAAATCGGATCCCAATAAGCCTGCGGAAATTGGCGAAGCCCCTCCGGATCAGGTAACCAGTGGCAAATCCGTCGATCTCTCTGAAGCTTTTAAAGAAGAAGAGCAGAAGCCCTATGAGTACCAGCCGGCAGACCCAGTTTTTTGGACAAAAATTCAATCCCAGCTGGGAGAAAATAACCAGGTTGCTGTTGTTATTGAGGCGGCCAAGCAGGAAGACGCCATGGGATCGAGTACACCTGAAGGTGGTGAAGCCCAGCTCGCCATGGCCATTGGCCTTATGGAAAAGAGACTCTACTTTGCGTCCTTTCATCTTCTCACCAAGCTCGTCCAGGAGCGCATCGGTACTAATGTGGGCGAAGCCGCACTTCACCAGCTTGGTCGATTAACTCAGGAAAGCCTTTTCGATGAATTTGCCCTCATTCAACTTCTGAGTCGCAACGAATTTGCTTCTCTTCACCCGGATGTGGAATCTTTCGTTTCCTATTATAAGGGCTTAGAACTCATGCAGCTTGGGTTCACTGAGTGGGCCAATGTTCATATGAGCCGAATCAAAAAGGATTCCTATTGGGATTATTTGCTCAAATATTGGACGGCCATTGGCGAGGTCTCTCGTGACCGCCCAGAAAATGCTATTAAGATCTTTCAGACTCTTTTGGAGGTCCCCAACCTCCATCCGGCGTTGTTTGAAAAGACTGCTCTTCAGTACGCTCGGCTGGTCTTTGAGCAAGGGGACTTCATTACAGCCTCAGCGATCTATAACAACCTCGGAGTTAAGGCGGTCCGGGAAATTGGCCGCCTCAACCTTGAGAGGGCCTGGGTCCTCTACTACATGAAGGACTACTCGACAGCTATGGGAGTCCTCACCTCTCTCCAGTCCCCTTATTTTGAACCCTCCCTGACCTTTGAACGTCATATTCTGGAAATGATTATTTATCGGGAACTGTGTCACTATAAGGCCGTGGAATCTGTGGCTCAGCGATTCCGTTTTGACTTCCACAACAGCCTTAAAACCATTCGCAAGCGGGAGCCTCTGCGCCATGAAAAGAAGCTCTTTAATATGGCTGTACTCGACATGGAAGTGCAGAACTTGGCCAATTTGATAGACCAGATGCGCGCAGAAAAGATTGCCCTGGCGGAATACAATTGGGGGCAGTTCAGTTTTTACAAACCTATTCTTGATGAATACGACCGCATGGACAAGATCCTACAGTCACGAATTGACATCGAGCTGGAGGACAAGGCGCGCTTTGCAGCCAACGAGTTATTGGACGCAGAAGAACAGGTTCTCTTTTTGGAGTACACCTCCCGCCTTGATGAATTGCGGATTCGCCGTGGTGATGACCGCAAATACCAAGCAGAGGATATCAGTTACGTGACCTTTGAAAAGATCTACTGGCCGGCAGATGGAGAATTTTGGTGGGATGAAATGCCCGATTACAAAATGCTCATTTCCTCCCGCTGTGGTGACATGACTTCCCCTGACGATGATCAGATGGAAAGGGAATTTGAATGAGGTCCCATCTGCGTGTACTCCTCTGCTCAATATTGGCTATTGGATTTCACCTGACGACCCAGGCTCAGGTGGCCCAGCTGATCAGTTTAGAGCAAATGCGCCAGGACCTGGCTAAAATCAACAAGAGTATCGATGAGACTGAAGCTAAGGTCAAAGACGTACGCGACGCCCGGTTTTTGCCCGACCTCTATTTTGCCCTGGCAGAATTCTTGGTGGAAAAGGCCCGCTATATGTACGCCATCAAGATCGCTGAGAACAAAGGTACTCCCATGGATGAGCTGGATTTCAACATGGAAAAACGGCCCAAGTTCAGAGCCATTGAAATCTATGACATCCTTATTGATAAATTCCCTAAGCTCCCAGAGCGGGACAAGGCCATCTTCTTTAAGGCTCACGAACTTCGTGAACTGGGCCGACTTGAAGACATGGTCCGGGCCTACGCTCAACTGACAAGAGAGTATCCGAAGTCGGCCTTTTGGGAAGAAAGCCAGCTTGTCATTGGTGATTACTTTTTTGAAGAGAAAAAGGATGTGGATCTTGCTCTTGAAATGTACGACAAAATTCTCAAGCGTCCCACTGGTCCCTTCACTCCCTTAGCCCACTACAAAATTGGTTGGGCCTATATTAATAAGACGGAATTCGAAAAGTCACTTTTGAGCTTTGAAAAGGTTCTAACCCAAAATCAGAACGTGGACTTGAGCAAGCTTCCCGATTTGTATCGTAAGACGGACGTGCGCCGCGATGCTCTTTTAGCCATGGTGTGGCCCTATTCAGAAGTTAAACCCTCCCGGTTGCGCAAGATCGGTATGTGGAGGGTGAACCCCATCAATTATTTTCGCCGCCTGTCCCCTGATCGTATTAGTTATGAGAAGGTCCTCTCCAAACTGGGGCGTCGCTTGAATATTAAGAAGCGCTATGAAGACACCACCAAGTCCTATTTTGAGCTTCTCCGCGTGACCAATGACCTTGAAACCCGTCGGGACGTGATTGAACGCGCCTATGTGGCCATGAAAAACACCCAGAGGGAATGGCCCTTGAGAGGCTTTGTACAGGAGGTGGCCAAAACCATCGCTGAAATTCGCAACTCGGACACCATGAAAAAGGCCGAAATCAAAAAGGCTCTTCATGATTACGAGATTTTTGCCCGCGACGTGGCCACTCGGGCGAATAAGCGGGCAAAGAAGACCCGCAATAAGGAGGATTGGGAATGGACCATTCGCGACTACAAGGCCTATTTGTGGGCCTTCCCCGACTCCAAACGCGCCCCTTTGATGAGCCTTAACCTCGCGGAGAGTTTTTTTAACGCTGGTAATATCATTGAAGCAGCAAAAGCCTACGAAAAACTGGTGCCTCAAACTAAGAATCCTAAACGTAAGAAGAGCTTTCTGGAGTCCTCAATTCAGTCCTACATTAGCGCCATTCGCAACCAGGCCAAACTATCTCGTTTGGAGTTGGCTGAGATTCGCTCTGGTCTTCGCGATGTGGGAAATGAGTACATTAAACTTTATCCGAAAGAGAAATCTGTTCCAAGTATTCGCTTTAATATTGGCCAGACATTTTACGACGAACGAAACTTTGTGGAAGCCGTGAAAGCCTTTAAGGAGTACATTAAGCTCCATCCCTCTGACCAAAGCGTTTCTATTGCCGCCAACCTGATTTTGGATGCCTACAATCAGAAAGAAGACTATAAGGCGATTATCTCTGAGGGAAAAGCCATTCTCGCCAATAAAGCGATTAATGATGCCGGCCTTAAGAATCAGGTCTCCCAGATTATCGAGCAGGCGGAAATGCGTAGTGTTCAGGCTCAGGCCGGCGATTCCTCGTCTCCGGAATACGCAACCAGCCTGTTGAAACTGGCGCGCAAATACAAAGGTTCTGCTCTGGGAGATAAGGCTCTGTACGAGGCATTTATTGCCTTTAGATCCAAACGGGACCCGCGGGCTTACGAGTCTGGCGAACAACTTCTCATGCAGCATGGAAAGTCCAAGTATGCACTGGAGGTCGTTTCTGCGATGGGCCAGATGGCCCTGACTACTGCCGACTTTCGTCGCGCCTCCCTCTACTTTGAACTCTATTCTGAAAAATACCCGGGGCAAAAGGACTCTCGCGATCTGCTTAAAAATGCCGCCACCATGAGGGAACTCATGGGTGATTACAAAGTGGCGGCCCGAGACTTTCGCAAACTCAACGACTACACGTCAGTGGCGCGCATGGATTTTCTTGCTAACGACTGGGCGGCACTTTTAAGGTCAGCACCCAAGGCAACGGGAATTGAGTCTCCCTACTGGGAAGGATTGGCCCAGTACCGTCTGCGGGGAATTTCGGCGGCCCGCTCGGCTCTTGAGAGAGCTTCGCAGATGGCCACCAACTCCTATGAGTCACAGGAAATGGCAGCCCAT
This is a stretch of genomic DNA from Pseudobdellovibrionaceae bacterium. It encodes these proteins:
- a CDS encoding type II secretion system protein GspG yields the protein MGLRRHWILRHKLNQLLALLGAGLAMGGAYYYHINQPEFLVSDRMWEVKARFLRHYAVSREIATSVHQLPELKNRENHNKDPWGFPFQLEEDQLNRRYCVVSLGADGAPGGEGDNRDFRGCFLLHESDGSPANPFGGWDRKKKSN
- a CDS encoding aminotransferase class I/II-fold pyridoxal phosphate-dependent enzyme yields the protein MSGSHILLNKQIRSLRESSTLAINQRVKDLRSQGQTVFHFGFGQSPFPVPAQIVKSLRDAADNKDYLPTLGLLPLRQAFCDHYQRTYRVTFNPDHVLIGPGSKELLFQALMCLEGPLILPAPSWVSYGPQAHICHKPVRVLATTLENSYKITDVDLEKACQEMADHRQKILILNSPSNPTGCTYSSAELSNLAPVLRKHRVLVIADEIYSLTAYDGQPAPSLAQCYPEGTIVSSGLSKGFSAGGYRLGVMAIPEALSELLPVLTALVSETYSCVSSPIQYAAVAAYQADPEINHYLRTCSQIHKVCGEYLYARFLEMGLRCPPPTGAFYLFPDFESYRQQLKEIGVTTSEQLCGLLLNEVKVALLPGSDFYMPETYLAVRVATVDYKGEELLRAAQQGASLDHKFVEQYATNLKNGCDRIQNFLQSLG
- a CDS encoding dicarboxylate/amino acid:cation symporter, yielding MAWHKQLHWRIILGLILGLVYGLIAASAGWESFTADWVSPFGTIFVNLLKLIAVPLVLASLTTGVASLSDLNQLSRMGGKTIAIYLVTTLIAVIIGLVIVNVTQPGKSVPGELRDRLQASYQADIEDRTAQAKKAKDRGPLQPIVDMVPSNLFESASSNSNMLQIVFISILFGIGLIQVNREKAQVLIDIFHTLNDVIIRMVDMIMLMAPVGVFALIAKTITSVTAGGTGGSVLELVGALGLYCLTVIVGLGIHAFVVLPTLLKTLSPMSFTTFIKGIAPAQLLAFSTSSSGATLPLTMERCEEKLGVSEEVSSFVLPLGATINMDGTALYQAVAAVFIAQALGMDLTWGQQAMIVFTAVLASIGTAAVPSAGIIMLVVILEAIGVPSAGIALILGVDRFLDMLRTVVNVTGDATVATIVAASEGQLGTADLSEDKDHVRTHFE
- a CDS encoding outer membrane beta-barrel domain-containing protein encodes the protein MARRILFVALALFGAMTPAHGAPPEEFYDLPKVVAVQNRTYYLNHDLTVNLGWLPSDAFNKGYTIGTSYTYYFSDYLGWEVVNANYSFNSETNLKKDLLENFGAAVENVGFGGILDYIVYYFTSNIVYTPLYTKSLLFNKNIVRGEVSFVFGAGGAGFDETGIRALITAGAYLRFFTKEDTSWKFDFRNNVYFEKSLGAVNTISLMVGYSMQLGDPPKAPIMSEELEKK
- a CDS encoding tetratricopeptide repeat protein is translated as MRSHLRVLLCSILAIGFHLTTQAQVAQLISLEQMRQDLAKINKSIDETEAKVKDVRDARFLPDLYFALAEFLVEKARYMYAIKIAENKGTPMDELDFNMEKRPKFRAIEIYDILIDKFPKLPERDKAIFFKAHELRELGRLEDMVRAYAQLTREYPKSAFWEESQLVIGDYFFEEKKDVDLALEMYDKILKRPTGPFTPLAHYKIGWAYINKTEFEKSLLSFEKVLTQNQNVDLSKLPDLYRKTDVRRDALLAMVWPYSEVKPSRLRKIGMWRVNPINYFRRLSPDRISYEKVLSKLGRRLNIKKRYEDTTKSYFELLRVTNDLETRRDVIERAYVAMKNTQREWPLRGFVQEVAKTIAEIRNSDTMKKAEIKKALHDYEIFARDVATRANKRAKKTRNKEDWEWTIRDYKAYLWAFPDSKRAPLMSLNLAESFFNAGNIIEAAKAYEKLVPQTKNPKRKKSFLESSIQSYISAIRNQAKLSRLELAEIRSGLRDVGNEYIKLYPKEKSVPSIRFNIGQTFYDERNFVEAVKAFKEYIKLHPSDQSVSIAANLILDAYNQKEDYKAIISEGKAILANKAINDAGLKNQVSQIIEQAEMRSVQAQAGDSSSPEYATSLLKLARKYKGSALGDKALYEAFIAFRSKRDPRAYESGEQLLMQHGKSKYALEVVSAMGQMALTTADFRRASLYFELYSEKYPGQKDSRDLLKNAATMRELMGDYKVAARDFRKLNDYTSVARMDFLANDWAALLRSAPKATGIESPYWEGLAQYRLRGISAARSALERASQMATNSYESQEMAAHALYLLTMDTMERYNQIRMSPGNETKAVNSKAAMLKDLDTKLKTVINFGNGRWIIAALYGLGQANKEFASFIKQAPMPKGLNAAQKKQFKDVLGQQAAQYDQAAKQYFGQCIQNAEKFEVFTLFVRGCQSRGKIQVDEAKETRMYSRAQEKAPPGTKEIRDRLYDQPRDITLLTKLARIYVQSKDFSMAELILNRALEIAPNNGTVAASIGVVQLYKNDLGSAKKWFDKALNISKSNSLALYGIAGLHKQFSFKSRLRGSMSAARRAGPPTGLTHPFIQAVQ